A segment of the Corvus hawaiiensis isolate bCorHaw1 chromosome 16, bCorHaw1.pri.cur, whole genome shotgun sequence genome:
TCAGGAGTCTCTGTAAAGGACACACACAGCTAAACTGGGTCAGAAAAATTACCATGCATGTCCTGTGTAAAACTGAGTTGAAACACAACTGCCAAACTAGCAGGAAACTTGCCATTGTAAATTAACCTAAAGGAAGCCTTAAAAGTGTCACTGACCTTCTTCCATTAGGTGTAAGAAACGTGTCTATTGTAGACTTGATAAAATCAAGACTTTATAAAAAAGGAATAGCGCAATCTTGATACTATCTACGGGGTTACTCTGAGCAAGAAGTACAAAACCTCAGGTGTCAGGTGGTACTGCAGAATATGCATTAAGGATAGGAAAAACCCCACCTGACATTAAATAGCTTGATTTGGCAACAAAATAGGGGTTAAAACTTTGTAACCACTCTAATTCAGGGTACACGATCTTCAGCTAAGCAATTTGTTTCCAGTCGCACTGAGCAGTGGTGTGAATGTTTTGATGCTGTCTCCCATCCACACACACTTTGTGACCTTAACCATCCCAGCTGTGACAGAGCACATAAACCAGCTTTAGACTGTGCCCCTGCTCCTCTCAGCCAGGCTCAAGCCAGGACGCTGGTGCCAGCACATTTCCTGCCAGCActttcagagctctgctggcccTCCACCGCATCAGGCGACACTGCATTTGTCTGTCCAGTGCAAAGCCGTTTGCTCACCAGCATcaccttctccttttctccctaAGGAATAACAGACTGAACCGAGAGAGGTTACAGAGTTCACCGCTGGTGCCTCAGGAGTCGCTTCCACGCCAAGGCTCTGGGAAAAGGTTTGTGATAAAGTATCACCTTCAAGGCACTTCCAGTTCAAGCAACTGTACACAGTGGGCATGGGGATGCATCACCAAGAAGGAAAGCTTGGTTTCCAACTGTTGTATCAGAACCACAAATTCACCAGCTGGTTTAGAGTGTGTCGAAACGGGCTTGCTACATTTCCGTAGGCTCCTTCCAGATAGGACTCCAAACAAAGTGAAGTAAGGCAGggcatctccagctgctcctggaggacaGTGCAATCAGCAATCCCTGATCCTCTACCAACTCACACTGGACTGCTCCAGGTAGTGCCTTGAAATACATTCGATTTCTCTGCATCAAGTACACTGTGCTGTCATGTCTCTGAAGCAAACACCAGCTCATTCAATACTAAATACTCCCTATCTGTAGGTTCTGACCACCTCACATCCTCACTCTAAAAACGAAACCCCAAACAGTTGTTTCTTTGTGCCAACATACAAAACAGCTATACGGCAACTACTCTACCCAAAATTCTGGTGCTTCAAAACACTTTCGAAGTagaaatttgaaggaaaagaattaCTCACCTCCCAACCTCAGTTACTCCTTACACTGTATGATGTGGAACAAGTTCATGATCTGAAATCAAACTTCAACCATCTTAAATTATTCCAGAATCCCACATCCCACAACTTTTTTAACCATAAACAGGAAATACCTTCTGGCAAGGCATCTTCTGTTATTGAGCTAAAAGGTGAAACTCCAGAATCACACACAGATAACTGTGGAGACACATGTGCAGAACACCTGCGAGGTGACCCCATGCAGGACAGCTGGGATTAGCATTAGTTTAGCATTAGAGCTCCCCTGCTGAGGCTCTCTTGTACAGTGACCCCAAACTGCCACTCCAGGGGTAACTATCAGAAGTACCTCGTATCATTAACAGAAACAGAACTGTGACCAGGGATGGTGTGGAACCCAAACATCATCTGAAGAGAAGCTGGAACTTGAGCACTGCTGAAGAGCTGTTACAAGCACTATCACAGGCAGTGCTCGAAGTCATAAAAATACCGACTGGAAACACCAGAGTCCATTAGAACAATTTATTAGTATCCTCTTTTTTTACAAGTTTTAGAAAAAGAATCCCAGGATTTTGCCTCCTGTGTGTTTTCGTCTCGCCTCCTCATGGTCCATGATGCCAGCTGAGGTTGTCAGTACAATGTACCTGCCAAGAGAGAGCAAATGTTCAGTTCATCTCTGTTCCAGGCCAGCGCAGAGCTGACAGCACCAATTTCATCTGTGTTACAACAGCAAGGCCTGTTCCTGTAAGAACGGGCCCAAGGCAGTGAGATTGGATTATCAACAGCGCAAAAGCAGCTCCTCTCAcgagcacagctctgcagcacacacagagcagcgACAGCCTTCTGCTCTCCAACTATTTGCCTCTTTCCTCGCATATTCCTGCTGGGCAGTCtctgtccagctgctgcagcagcaggaactctAAGGTTTCTACACCAAGTCCACTTCTATGCTCCACAGATGCTGCTCCCCAGTGCAGGCAGAGGTGCCACGGTGGCAGACAGCTCCCTCAGTGCTGAACACTGCCTGGTGCAGGGGAGGAGCTgcatgggcagcagctgccactgctAATGCCAACATCTGCATTACCAACACACCCCACCCACACAGCTTCATGTCTGAGAACCTCCTGTCCCACCACTCTATAAATACTCTAAAACTCCCTCTGACAACACACAGAGTAGCTACACAgggacagctgaagcaggagTTACTGCTGGAGCTTTAAGAACAGAAACAGCACAGAACTGTTAATCCTTCCTTTGATGGGACAGACTGGCTGAGGCTCTGGAGACTCTTCTAGCTCTGCCATCCTGCTGCACTGGGATTTACTGCGCTTGATTCCATACACTTTGTGAGGATACACTGCATAATAATAAGATTTCCTGTGTTGGGGACGTTTGTTCAACAAGGCTCCAAGTCCCTCATCACTTCACATCTGATTAATCTGCACACAATCATGACATATGAATTCAAGTTGTACAATCTGCTTCCACTGACTGGGTAACTTACATAACTCCTCCTCCATTTAAAAATGGCCAtttataaaaccaaaacaagtgTGAGAAAAGTCCAATTTTCCATTAAACTGTGAAATGGTAAAACAAGGATTTTACCAAAGCCAAGCAGAAACAGACCTTGCTTAGCAGTGCCCCTTTAAAACTGGTTAAAAGGGACATTATATGGAGGATGGAATTTTAAGACTGGAATTTAACTCCAGGCTGATCAGAGGAAAGGTGCAAGGTGAGTCTAACTCAGGCAGTCTGTGAGTGTAACATTTTTACACACAACACACACTCGACCCTTCCCCATACTCACCCAAACTGACGGGAAGGCAGCAGGTTGTTCTGCCACTTTTCCAAATCCTTCAGCTGCACATCAAATCTGGGACTGATTACACCACACTGTAAAAGAGGATTCCATTACAAACTGAACAACTTTATGGAGTTGCACATTTGtgatcccagctccctgcctgaAGGACTTTACCAATGCTGTTACACACTCTCTGCACTCCCACCCGGGGCCCCCACCCCAAGCAGCTCCTCACCCGTTACTTCCTCAGCCTCGCCCCCTCCTCCTCACCTCAACAGCCttaagctgctgctgaagctaCACCACCCAAGTAATGCCCACACCTGGGGAAGCACAAAAGCACGCTGTAACATCAGCAGAATTCCTGGGATTGCTCAGGGATATTCCACCTCTAACCATCATACATagttagaaaacaaaaaaccatgTGGATTTTAACCAGGAAGAAATTAACATGCATAGAAGTTATTGGGATTTTCAAGGTAATTAGTTACTGACTGAGACCACCACCTCATTACCTCACTGGCTCCAATTATCATAACAACTATCCAACACCAAACCAGCAGCACACCTTCCTGCACTATGCACACTTTTGTGAACTAAACAACTGTTCCCTTATTGCAATGACTGAGAGAAACATTAtacccagctgcagcctggaagATCCATTGCAAAATCATCCTGAAAGAGTTCAAGGAACACTACCCTCAAATCTGACCTGCATTACTCTTATTACAGACACATAACACTGTAATTGCTACAGGAATTTGGGAGTGTCAGGATTATCTGCCTTATACACTCACACAATTTTCAGATGCAATTATTTATTCATCATGGAGACAGCCCCCTATATATTCTGaccaagtaatttttttatttctttactgaaGAGCCAACTCTCACTTGAAGAGCTTAACTGTGAACAATGATGCACAGCAAGCCACTACAGAACTACACAGCTCAGTAGTTTGAGacataaacatttaaaaacttcCAAAACACACATGAAATGCCTCATATGCCCCAGGAACTTAACAAGCACCATTAATGTAACATTCAACTTTCCCTCACTGCAAGCAAAGcccacctggcagcaggagaaaggTTTGTCTTCTCCACATCTGCAGGTATCAAACATCAACTGGAAACCAACTCAGCTCCTATCTCTTAAGACAAGTCTTCCAGATAGCTTAAACATCAAAGAAATTGAGAAAGCACTAGGTAGCCAGAAAGCCTTTGAAGAGAGAGAAACACACAGCACTTGCAAGCAGACTTCCCTGAAAGCGTGTCTTACATATTCagagtttaaaagaaatgtaatgaGTGACCCAGATCGTTATGAAACTAGACAAATTAACCAGCCTTTTAACTGACAACATTCATGCTACTCTTATTGACACAGATTCAACAAATACCGCCTTCTTCACAAGCAGTTCTTTCAGAAATGGGGCAGACAAACATAGAATAAAAAAACAGTTCTCCTTTAAACACCTCCTTAGAGAACTGAATTCAGGAAGACAAATCCTACCTTGTTGAGTCTGCCTGTGAGGTTGACAACaatcttcccagctctgtgatCATCAATTATCTCGAATTCACCGATGTAACCTGCAGGAGACCAGCACACAGACAAACAGCTAACACTTAGCTACAATAACACAACTAATTAACTATGTTGCACCAAACTCCTTCAAACCCCTCGATTTACTTCTTTTACCACAGCAGCACCCCCGGCCACGGGGGGAGCACGGCCAGGACTTACCGTGCTTCATCATCACGGTCAGGAAGCGGACGATCACTTTGGAGCACGGCCGGATGAGCACCTGGCGTTTCCCACGTTTCTCTGCATTGTTGATGCTTTTGAGAGCATCGGCCAGAACGTTCATCCGCACCATGGTGCctgcaggaagggcagcagTGAGCGCGCCGGCTCTTCGGCACGCAAATACTGAGCAGAGCTTCTCTTAACGCTAATTTTAGATCTAAAAGATCCAAGGCTGACAGAAAGTTGCATTAAACCTTAAAAAGCACTCCCAAGCTAAATAAGTGAGCCAAGTCACACGCTCAGCTGTGATCAAGCATCACCACTACCACAACACGTCAGGAAATCTGACACAGTTAAACTTTGCTTTATCAAAGCACACACACAATTTCAAAACCACCGTCCAGACACCATGTCAGCAGCGTGACACCTCTCCAGGTAAATCAGTTTGGCCTTATAACCCAACTAAAACACAACTCCATACTATCAACCCT
Coding sequences within it:
- the RPS15A gene encoding 40S ribosomal protein S15a → MVRMNVLADALKSINNAEKRGKRQVLIRPCSKVIVRFLTVMMKHGYIGEFEIIDDHRAGKIVVNLTGRLNKCGVISPRFDVQLKDLEKWQNNLLPSRQFGYIVLTTSAGIMDHEEARRKHTGGKILGFFF